A genomic stretch from Penaeus vannamei isolate JL-2024 chromosome 6, ASM4276789v1, whole genome shotgun sequence includes:
- the LOC113807485 gene encoding F-box only protein 31 isoform X1, producing the protein MEMSGTLQLTDLPEDLLLRIMSLFTPYDLTELGATCKLLYIVSQSNSIWIKHCRRVIHLKDIELGEFSNYKKLYTNLLHKYGCLIGLYQTRFGPFGGLTEVVYSNGAIEGHTWDLVPSEDMEAPLKCNILFSLKRSEYHTQNVCLPHMSPHHGAVSIGTKKDTFTLLCFNPKEHAQASWKDFGYDQEIFDHFQRHGHGLKKYRHPLFRQWGLNYHQQKLICLSHYFDFSMIHERLIFQHPRDIPELMPDGTCPKQLVMPGLFKSSDKVHGEQLLVFRYMKGVELAAFQVTGDGYEQAGQSLFEAYLEFPISYVPERHEFEDLIDSDVEEVQAPISDITSQTFTLPQDCQEDAPSDMCHARYLGYGNLRYPERVSINLIHVMVFDEDTVGVLWIEEESFTICKRVHQTFNQHHL; encoded by the exons ATGGAAATGTCAGGCACACTTCAACTGACAGATTTACCTGAGGATTTGCTGTTACGCATAATGAGCCTGTTTACTCCCTACGATCTTACTGAACTTGGTGCCACCTGCAAATTGCTCTACATTGTCAGCCAGTCCAACTCAATCTGGATAAAGCATTGTCGGAGAG TCATTCATTTAAAGGATATAGAACTTGGAGAATTCAGTAATTACAAGAAGTTATACACCAATT TGCTTCATAAGTATGGCTGTTTGATTGGGTTATATCAGACCAGATTTGGTCCCTTTGGAGGCCTCACGGAAGTCGTA TACTCAAATGGTGCGATTGAGGGACACACTTGGGATTTAGTACCATCAGAAGATATGGAAGCTCCACTTAAGTGCAATATTCTGTTCTCTTTAAAAAGGAGTGAATACCATACACAAAATGTTTGCCTTCCACACATGAGTCCTCATCATGGGGCTGTTTCTATTGGAACG AAAAAAGATACCTTTACCCTTCTGTGCTTCAACCCAAAGGAACATGCCCAAGCTAGCTGGAAGGACTTTGGATATGATCAAGAGATATTTGATCATTTTCAAAGACATGGGCATGGATTAAAGAAATACAGACATCCATTATTTCGTCAGTGGGGACTGAATTATCATCAGCAAAAACTCATTTGCCTCAGTCATTATTTTGA CTTCTCCATGATCCACGAGCGCCTAATTTTTCAGCACCCTCGAGACATCCCAGAGCTTATGCCAGATGGAACCTGCCCAAAACAGCTTGTTATGCCAGGATTGTTCAAAAGCAGTGACAAGGTTCACGGAGAACAACTTTTGGTTTTTAGGTATATGAAGGGGGTTGAACTGGCTGCATtccag GTCACAGGAGATGGATATGAGCAAGCTGGGCAATCACTGTTTGAAGCTTACTTGGAATTTCCCATATCATATGTACCAGAAAGACATGAATTTGAGGACCTGATTGACTCAGATGTGGAGGAGGTCCAGGCTCCAATTTCAGACATCACTTCACAGACTTTCACTCTACCACAAGACTGCCAAGAAGATGCTCCATCAGACATGTGTCATGCAAG ATACCTTGGATATGGCAATCTCAGATATCCAGAGAGGGTGTCTATAAATCTTATCCATGTTATGGTGTTTGATGAAGACACTGTAGGTGTGCTGTGGATAGAAGAGGAATCTTTTACAATTTGCAAGCGTGTGCATCAGACCTTCAACCAACACCATCTCTAG
- the LOC113807485 gene encoding F-box only protein 31 isoform X2, which yields MEMSGTLQLTDLPEDLLLRIMSLFTPYDLTELGATCKLLYIVSQSNSIWIKHCRRVIHLKDIELGEFSNYKKLYTNLLHKYGCLIGLYQTRFGPFGGLTEVVYSNGAIEGHTWDLVPSEDMEAPLKCNILFSLKRSEYHTQNVCLPHMSPHHGAVSIGTEHAQASWKDFGYDQEIFDHFQRHGHGLKKYRHPLFRQWGLNYHQQKLICLSHYFDFSMIHERLIFQHPRDIPELMPDGTCPKQLVMPGLFKSSDKVHGEQLLVFRYMKGVELAAFQVTGDGYEQAGQSLFEAYLEFPISYVPERHEFEDLIDSDVEEVQAPISDITSQTFTLPQDCQEDAPSDMCHARYLGYGNLRYPERVSINLIHVMVFDEDTVGVLWIEEESFTICKRVHQTFNQHHL from the exons ATGGAAATGTCAGGCACACTTCAACTGACAGATTTACCTGAGGATTTGCTGTTACGCATAATGAGCCTGTTTACTCCCTACGATCTTACTGAACTTGGTGCCACCTGCAAATTGCTCTACATTGTCAGCCAGTCCAACTCAATCTGGATAAAGCATTGTCGGAGAG TCATTCATTTAAAGGATATAGAACTTGGAGAATTCAGTAATTACAAGAAGTTATACACCAATT TGCTTCATAAGTATGGCTGTTTGATTGGGTTATATCAGACCAGATTTGGTCCCTTTGGAGGCCTCACGGAAGTCGTA TACTCAAATGGTGCGATTGAGGGACACACTTGGGATTTAGTACCATCAGAAGATATGGAAGCTCCACTTAAGTGCAATATTCTGTTCTCTTTAAAAAGGAGTGAATACCATACACAAAATGTTTGCCTTCCACACATGAGTCCTCATCATGGGGCTGTTTCTATTGGAACG GAACATGCCCAAGCTAGCTGGAAGGACTTTGGATATGATCAAGAGATATTTGATCATTTTCAAAGACATGGGCATGGATTAAAGAAATACAGACATCCATTATTTCGTCAGTGGGGACTGAATTATCATCAGCAAAAACTCATTTGCCTCAGTCATTATTTTGA CTTCTCCATGATCCACGAGCGCCTAATTTTTCAGCACCCTCGAGACATCCCAGAGCTTATGCCAGATGGAACCTGCCCAAAACAGCTTGTTATGCCAGGATTGTTCAAAAGCAGTGACAAGGTTCACGGAGAACAACTTTTGGTTTTTAGGTATATGAAGGGGGTTGAACTGGCTGCATtccag GTCACAGGAGATGGATATGAGCAAGCTGGGCAATCACTGTTTGAAGCTTACTTGGAATTTCCCATATCATATGTACCAGAAAGACATGAATTTGAGGACCTGATTGACTCAGATGTGGAGGAGGTCCAGGCTCCAATTTCAGACATCACTTCACAGACTTTCACTCTACCACAAGACTGCCAAGAAGATGCTCCATCAGACATGTGTCATGCAAG ATACCTTGGATATGGCAATCTCAGATATCCAGAGAGGGTGTCTATAAATCTTATCCATGTTATGGTGTTTGATGAAGACACTGTAGGTGTGCTGTGGATAGAAGAGGAATCTTTTACAATTTGCAAGCGTGTGCATCAGACCTTCAACCAACACCATCTCTAG